Proteins encoded within one genomic window of Pongo abelii isolate AG06213 chromosome 18, NHGRI_mPonAbe1-v2.0_pri, whole genome shotgun sequence:
- the MRPL28 gene encoding large ribosomal subunit protein bL28m codes for MPLHKYPVWLWKRLQLREGICSRLPGHYLRSLEEERTPTPVHYRPHGAKFKINPKNGQRERVEDVPIPIYFPPESQRGLWGGEGWIRGQIYANNDKLSKRLKKVWKPQLFERELYSEILDKKFTVTVTMRTLDLIDEAYGLDFYILKTPKEDLCSKFGMDLKRGMLLRLARQDPQLHPEDPERRAAIYDKYKEFAIPEEEAEWVGLTLEEAIEKQRLLEEKDPVPLFKIYVAELIQQLQQQALSEPAVVQKRASGQ; via the exons ATGCCTCTACACAAGTATCCCGTGTGGCTCTGGAAGCGGTTGCAGCTACGGGAGGGCATCTGTTCCCGCCTGCCCGGCCACTACCTGCGCTCCCTGGAGGAGGAGCGGACGCCCACTCCCGTGCACTACAGGCCTCACGGGGCCAAGTTCAAGATCAACCCCAAGAACGGGCAGCGGGAGCGTGTGGAGGACGTGCCCATCCCCATCTACTTTCCCCCCGAGTCCCAGCGGGGGTTGTGGGGCGGCGAGGGCTGGATCCGGGGCCAAATATATGCCAACAACGACAAG CTCTCCAAGAGGCTGAAGAAGGTGTGGAAGCCACAGCTGTTTGAGCGAGAGCTCTACAGTGAGATCCTAGACAAGAAGTTCACAGTGACTGTGACCATGCGGACCCTGGACCTCATCGATGAGGCTTACGGGCTCGACTTTTACATCCTCAAG ACCCCGAAGGAGGACCTGTGCTCCAAGTTTGGGATGGACCTGAAGCGAGGAATGCTGCTGCGGCTTGCCCGGCAGGACCCCCAGCTGCACCCCGAGGACCCTGAGCGGCGGGCAGCCATCTACGACAAGTACAAG GAATTTGCCATcccagaggaggaggcagagtggGTGGGCCTCACGCTGGAGGAGGCCATTGAGAAGCAGAGACTCCTGGAGGAGAAG GACCCTGTACCTCTGTTCAAGATCTATGTGGCGGAGCTGatccagcagctgcagcagcaggcaCTGTCAGAGCCGGCGGTGGTGCAGAAGAGAGCCAGTGGCCAGTGA